A single genomic interval of Macadamia integrifolia cultivar HAES 741 chromosome 6, SCU_Mint_v3, whole genome shotgun sequence harbors:
- the LOC122081615 gene encoding polygalacturonase non-catalytic subunit AroGP3-like — MTRPILLLGLLVVAYFSGSQAESAFMQYWEEHIGLSHPPHWLAEKASSLNPHQEEVFMKIIEKNELASHLDLFCKQANIACSTNSLEKKTTDSTTLPPIAPWNEDKLKYDFPNEAALSVASQGGLPYFRKSMVKEGSVIAVPDLRDPMSYKSFLPRSLASKIPFSIARIEKLKKLFGVIDESNMDEYIQDTLKICEKSPIRGEKRTCATSVEDLIDFIVEELGHYVHVWSTESIEGSYENVTIGVVKLIYGNLSDSPALCHSQPFIFQVYYCHVLQKVKVYAVDIHAKKKVNHAIMACHHDTSTWNPNHLAFKLLGFGPGQIEVCHWINENGIVWTKTLG; from the exons ATGACACGTCCCATTCTATTGCTTGGACTTCTGGTAGTAGCATACTTtagt GGTTCTCAAGCTGAAAGTGCCTTCATGCAATATTGGGAAGAGCATATCGGTCTTTCACATCCTCCACACTGGTTAGCTGAAAAGGCTTCTTCATTAAACCCCCATCAAGAGGAGGTGTTTATGAAAATTATAGAGAAAAATGAACTGGCATCCCATCTTGATTTATTTTGTAAGCAGGCTAATATTGCTTGTTCTACAAATTCACTGGAGAAGAAAACAACGGACAGCACAACCTTGCCACCAATAGCCCCATGGAATGAAGACAAACTGAAATATGATTTTCCTAATGAAGCAGCCCTGTCAGTAGCCAGCCAAGGTGGATTGCCATATTTCCGGAAGTCAATGGTGAAAGAGGGAAGTGTCATAGCTGTCCCTGATCTAAGGGACCCAATGTCATATAAATCATTCTTACCGCGATCTCTGGcatcaaaaatcccattttccatTGCCCGgattgagaaattgaagaagcttTTTGGTGTGATAGATGAATCAAACATGGATGAATATATTCAAGACACCCTCAAGATATGTGAGAAGAGCCCCATTCGAGGTGAGAAGAGAACTTGTGCAACTTCCGTCGAGGATCTGATTGATTTTATCGTCGAGGAATTAGGACACTATGTACATGTATGGAGTACTGAAAGCATCGAAGGATCTTATGAGAATGTCACGATTGGAGTTGTGAAACTCATATATGGAAATCTTTCTGATTCACCAGCCTTATGTCATAGCCAGCCATTCATATTTCAAGTCTATTATTGCCATGTTTTACAGAAAGTAAAAGTTTATGCAGTTGATATACATGCTaagaagaaagtgaatcatGCGATCATGGCATGCCATCATGACACATCAACTTGGAATCCAAATCATCTTGCTTTTAAGTTGCTAGGTTTTGGCCCGGGTCAAATTGAAGTCTGTCATTGGATAAATGAGAATGGAATAGTCTGGACAAAGACTCTAGGCTGA
- the LOC122082169 gene encoding uncharacterized mitochondrial protein AtMg00810-like, with product MEGVKPVQTPMATNTSLLTGQGKTLEDATLYRSTVGALQYATLTQSDISFALNNVCQFLKEPTEEHWSAVKLILRYLKETVTHGLLINKNSSNEIHAYNDANWAGCPNDRRSTGDYTIYMGQNLISWSVRKQHTIARSSTESEYRGVGKCNGRGTERKMCGSKIQN from the coding sequence ATGGAAGGTGTAAAACCGGTTCAGACCCCTATGGCTACAAATACCAGTCTTTTAACTGGTCAAGGAAAAACATTAGAAGATGCAACTTTATACAGGAGTACAGTAGGTGCTCTGCAGTATGCCACATTGACCCAGTCAGACATTTCTTTTGCATTAAACAATGTCTGTCAATTCTTGAAGGAGCCCACAGAAGAACATTGGAGTGCTGTGAAACTGATCCTACGCTACCTAAAGGAGACAGTTACACATGGATTACTTATCAATAAGAACTCCTCCAATGAAATCCATGCTTACAATGACGCAAACTGGGCTGGTTGCCCCAATGATAGACGGTCTACAGGTGATTACACAATTTATATGGGTCAAAATCTAATTTCTTGGTCCGTTAGAAAACAACACACCATTGCCCGGTCTTCAACAGAGTCCGAGTATAGGGGCGTTGGCAAATGCAACGGCAGAGGTACAGAGAGGAAGATGTGTGGATCGAAAATCCAGAATTGA